From Methylopila sp. M107, a single genomic window includes:
- the hisN gene encoding histidinol-phosphatase: MTAVDFAAFVDQLADASGEAILPFFRTAMGVDDKASGRGFDPVTAADKAAESVMRNLIRRYFPQHGVIGEEFDDVATDAEYVWVLDPIDGTRSFILGLPIWGTLIGLTRGGAPCYGLMHQPFIGEKFSGDGRSATYRGRNGPRKLRTRSCAALGDAMLMSTSPTMFDEAETASFEAVAGSVKQLRWGGDCYAYAMLAAGHLDLVVEADLKPFDIMPLIPIIEGAGGVVTTWDGQPAGNGGRIVAAGDRRVHEAAMETLARG; encoded by the coding sequence ATGACCGCTGTCGACTTCGCCGCCTTCGTCGACCAACTGGCCGACGCCTCGGGCGAGGCGATTCTCCCCTTCTTCCGCACCGCGATGGGCGTGGACGACAAGGCGTCCGGCAGGGGCTTCGACCCCGTCACGGCCGCCGACAAGGCGGCCGAGAGCGTGATGCGGAACCTGATCCGCCGCTATTTCCCGCAGCACGGCGTGATCGGCGAGGAGTTCGACGATGTCGCGACCGACGCCGAATATGTCTGGGTGCTCGATCCGATCGACGGCACGCGCTCGTTCATCCTCGGCCTGCCGATCTGGGGCACGCTGATCGGCCTGACGCGCGGCGGCGCGCCCTGCTACGGGCTGATGCACCAGCCGTTCATCGGGGAGAAGTTCTCCGGCGACGGCCGCTCCGCGACCTATCGCGGGCGCAACGGCCCGCGGAAGCTGAGGACCCGCAGCTGCGCCGCGCTCGGCGACGCGATGCTGATGTCGACCTCGCCGACCATGTTTGATGAGGCCGAGACAGCGTCCTTCGAGGCGGTCGCGGGCTCGGTGAAGCAGCTGCGCTGGGGCGGCGACTGCTACGCCTATGCGATGCTCGCAGCCGGCCATCTCGACCTCGTCGTCGAGGCGGACCTAAAACCCTTCGACATCATGCCGCTGATCCCGATCATCGAGGGCGCGGGCGGCGTCGTCACCACCTGGGACGGCCAACCCGCCGGCAATGGCGGCCGCATCGTCGCGGCCGGCGACCGCCGGGTCCACGAGGCCGCGATGGAGACGCTGGCGAGGGGCTGA
- a CDS encoding response regulator, with the protein MRVLIVEDDMIIAGALGPIVTEAGCTLVGLAADRDTAIALIHSSEIDLALIDLRLLDGWTGGDVARAAKENGVAVVFTTANRSLCPADIAIGLIEKPYPADGVAAALRYVAAQLSGARTGARPKCLASPPAATAPRQRSMSDAANAMR; encoded by the coding sequence ATGCGTGTATTAATCGTCGAGGACGACATGATCATCGCCGGCGCCCTCGGCCCGATCGTGACGGAAGCCGGATGCACGCTGGTGGGGCTCGCGGCCGATCGCGACACCGCGATCGCGCTCATCCATTCCAGCGAGATCGACCTCGCGCTGATCGACCTCAGGCTGCTCGACGGCTGGACGGGCGGCGACGTCGCGCGCGCCGCCAAGGAGAACGGCGTGGCGGTGGTGTTCACGACGGCGAACCGGTCGCTGTGTCCGGCCGACATCGCGATCGGGCTGATCGAAAAGCCCTATCCGGCGGACGGCGTCGCGGCGGCGCTGCGCTATGTGGCGGCGCAGCTGTCCGGCGCCCGGACGGGCGCGCGCCCGAAATGCCTGGCGTCCCCGCCGGCCGCGACGGCGCCGCGCCAGCGGTCCATGTCGGACGCCGCGAACGCGATGCGGTGA
- the gltB gene encoding glutamate synthase large subunit has product MDYGLPAAQGLYDPRNEKDSCGVGFVADMKGRKSHTIIEHGIKILENLEHRGAVGADPRAGDGAGMLVQIPHKFFAAEAERLGFALPEPGLYAVGHGFGPRDPEALERIRAALERAVASEGHTLLGWREVPTDNSSLGVSVKPTEPTQFQVFIGRSPSIEDEDEFERRLFILRKIVSNEVYGNNPQASAYYPVSLSCRTIVYKGMFLADQLAAYYPDLRDQRFESALALVHQRFSTNTFPAWSLSHPYRMVAHNGEINTLRGNVNWMAARQASVDSELYGNDISKLWPISYEGQSDTACLDNALEFLVRGGYSLVHAMMVLVPEAWAGNPLMDEDRRAFYEYHASVMEPWDGPAAIAFTDGRQIGATLDRNGLRPARWYQTDDDLVVMASEMGVLPFPENKIVRKWRLQPGRMLLIDMVEGRIVSDEEIKASLTTSRPYREWLKRTQLVLEDLPDAAPSAPRKQATLLDRQQAFGYTQEDVKLLMSPMATTGQEATGSMGTDTPLSALSRQSKLLYTYFKQNFAQVTNPPIDPIREELVMSLVSFIGPRPNLFDLEGNSKKKRLEVRQPILTNEDLEKIRAIDDLAESHFQTRTLDTTYPAEKGAAGMEDAIERLCERAQSSVHGGFNIVVLSDRLVGPGRIAIPAALATAAVHHHLIRKGLRTSVGLVVESGEPREVHHFAVLAGYGAEAINPYLAFETLEAMHQALDFPERVDATEVRYRYIKSIGKGLLKVMSKMGISTYQSYCGAQIFDAVGLSKDFVDKYFWGTATPVGGVGLAEVAEETVRRHKLAFSDIPVLRSSLDVGGEYAYRIRGEDHAWTPNSVADLQHAVRTRSYAKYEEFARDLNEQSERLLTLRGLFRIKPASERGRESVSIDDVEPAADIVKRFVTGAMSFGSISREAHESLAIAMNRIGGKSNTGEGGEEPERFTPLANGDSKRSAIKQVASGRFGVSTEYLVNADTIQIKVAQGAKPGEGGQLPGHKVDAAIAKVRRSTPGVGLISPPPHHDIYSIEDLAQLIYDLKNVNPAADISVKLVSEVGVGTVAAGVAKARADHITISGFEGGTGASPLTSLKHAGGPWETGLAETQQTLVMNKLRGRVRLQVDGGLRTGRDVVVGALLGADEFGFSTAPLIAAGCLMMRKCHLNTCPVGIATQDPVLRKRFKGTPENVVDYLFFVAEEVRGLLAEMGFSKLEDIVGRSDLLDKRDAIGHWKARGLDFTKLFAKPVVGADVAIRHAETQDHHLEQVLDRDLIAAALPAIDTGEPVVIEREIISRNRSAGAMLSGAVAIAHGSGGLPDDTIIVKLTGTAGQSFGAFLAAGVTLDLTGEANDYVGKGLSGGRIIIRPAADAGIVAEESIIVGNTVLYGAIEGECYFRGVAGERFAVRNSGAIAVVEGAGDHGCEYMTGGVVVVLGKTGRNFAAGMSGGVAYVLDEAGDFAARCNLSMVDLEPVPEEEELMQELHHHGGDLEFKGRIDVDPDMTRHDEERLKQLITAHHAHTESGRAKQILDDWASYRNKFVKVMPVEYRKALQELERRRMPQAAE; this is encoded by the coding sequence ATGGACTACGGCCTTCCGGCCGCGCAGGGCCTCTATGACCCGCGCAACGAGAAGGACAGCTGCGGCGTCGGCTTCGTGGCCGACATGAAGGGCCGCAAGAGCCACACCATCATCGAGCACGGCATCAAGATCCTCGAGAATCTCGAGCATCGCGGCGCCGTGGGCGCCGATCCGCGCGCTGGCGACGGCGCAGGCATGCTCGTCCAGATCCCGCACAAATTCTTCGCAGCCGAAGCGGAACGCCTGGGCTTCGCCCTGCCCGAGCCCGGCTTGTACGCCGTCGGCCACGGCTTCGGCCCGCGCGATCCGGAGGCGCTGGAACGGATTCGCGCCGCGCTGGAGCGCGCAGTCGCGAGCGAGGGCCACACCCTGCTGGGCTGGCGCGAGGTGCCGACCGACAACTCCTCGCTCGGCGTCAGCGTCAAGCCGACCGAGCCGACCCAGTTCCAGGTGTTCATCGGCCGCTCGCCCTCGATCGAGGACGAGGACGAGTTCGAGCGCCGGCTGTTCATCCTGCGCAAGATCGTCTCGAACGAGGTCTACGGGAACAACCCGCAGGCCTCGGCCTACTATCCGGTCTCGCTCAGCTGCCGCACGATCGTCTACAAGGGCATGTTCCTGGCGGACCAGCTCGCGGCCTATTATCCGGACCTGCGCGACCAGCGGTTCGAGAGCGCGCTCGCGCTCGTCCACCAGCGCTTCTCGACCAACACCTTCCCGGCCTGGTCGCTCAGCCACCCCTATCGGATGGTCGCGCACAACGGCGAGATCAACACGCTGCGCGGCAACGTCAACTGGATGGCGGCGCGGCAGGCGTCCGTCGACAGCGAGCTCTACGGCAACGACATCTCGAAGCTCTGGCCGATCTCCTATGAGGGCCAGTCCGACACCGCATGTCTCGACAACGCGCTCGAGTTCCTGGTGCGCGGCGGCTACAGCCTCGTCCACGCCATGATGGTGCTGGTGCCGGAGGCGTGGGCCGGCAACCCGCTGATGGATGAGGACCGGCGCGCCTTCTACGAGTACCACGCCTCGGTGATGGAGCCGTGGGACGGCCCGGCCGCGATCGCCTTCACGGACGGCCGACAGATCGGCGCGACGCTCGACCGCAACGGCCTGCGCCCCGCGCGCTGGTACCAGACCGACGACGACCTTGTGGTCATGGCGTCCGAGATGGGCGTGCTGCCGTTCCCGGAAAACAAGATCGTCCGCAAGTGGCGGCTGCAGCCCGGCCGCATGCTGCTGATCGACATGGTCGAGGGCCGCATCGTCTCCGACGAGGAAATCAAGGCGAGCCTGACCACGTCGCGCCCCTACCGTGAGTGGCTGAAGCGCACTCAGCTGGTGCTTGAGGACCTGCCCGACGCCGCGCCCTCCGCGCCGCGCAAGCAGGCGACCCTGCTCGATCGCCAGCAGGCCTTCGGCTACACGCAGGAAGACGTGAAGCTGCTGATGTCGCCCATGGCGACGACGGGCCAGGAAGCCACCGGCTCGATGGGCACCGACACGCCGCTGTCGGCGCTCTCGCGGCAGTCGAAGCTGCTCTACACCTACTTCAAGCAGAACTTCGCGCAGGTCACCAACCCGCCGATCGACCCGATCCGCGAAGAGCTGGTGATGAGCCTCGTCTCGTTCATCGGGCCGCGGCCGAACCTGTTCGACCTCGAGGGCAACTCGAAGAAGAAGCGGCTCGAGGTCCGCCAGCCGATCCTCACCAACGAGGACCTGGAGAAGATCCGCGCGATCGACGACCTCGCGGAGAGCCATTTCCAGACCCGCACGCTCGACACCACCTACCCGGCCGAGAAGGGCGCGGCCGGGATGGAGGACGCGATCGAGCGGCTGTGCGAGCGCGCGCAGTCGTCCGTCCATGGCGGCTTCAACATCGTCGTCCTGTCGGACCGCCTCGTCGGCCCGGGCCGCATCGCCATTCCGGCGGCGCTCGCGACGGCGGCCGTGCACCACCACCTGATCCGCAAGGGTCTTCGGACCTCGGTCGGCCTCGTGGTCGAATCCGGCGAGCCGCGCGAGGTGCATCACTTCGCGGTTCTGGCCGGCTACGGCGCCGAGGCGATCAACCCGTATCTCGCCTTCGAGACGCTCGAGGCGATGCATCAGGCGCTCGACTTCCCCGAGCGCGTCGACGCGACCGAGGTGCGCTACCGCTACATCAAGTCGATCGGCAAGGGCCTGCTTAAGGTCATGTCCAAGATGGGCATCTCGACCTACCAGTCCTATTGCGGCGCGCAGATCTTCGACGCCGTCGGCCTGTCGAAGGATTTCGTCGACAAGTATTTCTGGGGCACCGCGACGCCGGTCGGCGGCGTCGGCCTCGCCGAGGTCGCCGAGGAGACGGTGCGCCGTCACAAGCTGGCGTTCTCGGACATCCCGGTGCTGCGCTCGTCGCTCGACGTCGGCGGCGAGTACGCCTACCGCATCCGCGGCGAGGACCACGCTTGGACGCCGAACTCGGTCGCGGACCTGCAGCACGCGGTGCGCACGCGCTCCTACGCCAAGTACGAAGAGTTCGCGCGCGACCTGAACGAGCAGTCCGAGCGGCTGCTCACGCTGCGCGGCCTGTTCCGCATCAAGCCGGCGAGCGAGCGCGGCCGCGAGTCGGTCTCGATCGACGACGTCGAGCCGGCCGCCGACATCGTGAAGCGGTTCGTCACCGGCGCCATGTCGTTCGGCTCGATCAGCCGCGAGGCGCATGAAAGCCTCGCCATCGCCATGAACCGGATCGGCGGCAAGTCGAACACCGGCGAAGGCGGCGAGGAGCCGGAGCGCTTCACGCCGCTCGCGAACGGCGACTCGAAGCGCTCGGCGATCAAGCAGGTCGCGTCCGGCCGCTTCGGCGTGTCGACGGAATATCTGGTCAACGCCGACACCATCCAGATCAAGGTCGCGCAAGGCGCCAAGCCCGGCGAAGGCGGCCAGCTGCCCGGCCACAAGGTCGACGCCGCGATCGCCAAGGTGCGCCGCTCGACGCCCGGCGTCGGCCTGATCTCGCCGCCGCCGCACCACGACATCTACTCGATCGAGGATCTGGCGCAGCTCATCTACGACCTGAAGAACGTCAATCCGGCGGCCGACATCTCGGTCAAGCTCGTCTCCGAGGTGGGCGTCGGCACGGTCGCGGCCGGGGTCGCCAAGGCGCGCGCGGACCACATCACGATCTCGGGCTTCGAGGGCGGCACCGGCGCGAGCCCGCTGACCTCGCTGAAGCATGCGGGCGGGCCGTGGGAGACCGGCCTCGCCGAGACCCAGCAGACGCTCGTCATGAACAAGTTGCGCGGGCGCGTGCGCCTGCAGGTCGACGGCGGACTGCGCACGGGACGGGACGTCGTGGTGGGCGCGCTGCTCGGCGCCGACGAGTTCGGCTTCTCGACCGCGCCGCTGATCGCGGCCGGCTGCCTGATGATGCGCAAGTGCCATCTCAACACGTGTCCCGTGGGCATCGCGACCCAGGACCCGGTGCTGCGCAAGCGCTTCAAGGGCACGCCCGAGAACGTCGTCGACTACCTGTTCTTCGTCGCCGAGGAGGTCCGCGGGCTGCTGGCCGAGATGGGCTTTTCGAAGCTCGAGGACATCGTCGGACGGTCCGACCTGCTCGATAAGCGGGACGCGATCGGCCACTGGAAGGCGCGCGGGCTCGACTTCACCAAGCTGTTCGCGAAGCCCGTCGTGGGCGCCGACGTCGCGATCCGCCACGCCGAGACGCAGGACCACCACCTCGAGCAGGTGCTCGACCGCGACTTGATCGCCGCCGCCCTGCCCGCAATCGACACCGGCGAGCCGGTCGTGATCGAACGCGAGATCATCAGCCGCAACCGCTCGGCGGGCGCCATGCTGTCCGGCGCGGTCGCGATCGCGCACGGGTCGGGCGGGCTGCCCGACGACACGATCATCGTGAAGCTGACCGGCACCGCCGGGCAGAGCTTCGGCGCCTTCCTCGCGGCGGGCGTCACGCTCGACCTCACGGGCGAGGCCAACGACTATGTCGGCAAGGGACTTTCGGGCGGCCGGATCATCATCCGCCCGGCGGCCGACGCCGGCATCGTGGCGGAGGAGTCGATCATCGTCGGCAACACCGTGCTCTACGGCGCGATCGAGGGCGAATGCTACTTCCGCGGCGTCGCGGGCGAGCGCTTCGCGGTCCGCAACTCCGGCGCCATCGCGGTCGTCGAGGGCGCGGGCGACCACGGCTGCGAATACATGACCGGCGGCGTCGTCGTGGTGCTCGGCAAGACGGGCCGCAACTTCGCCGCAGGCATGTCGGGCGGCGTGGCCTACGTTCTCGACGAGGCCGGCGATTTCGCCGCGCGCTGCAATCTCTCGATGGTCGATCTCGAACCTGTGCCGGAAGAGGAGGAGCTCATGCAGGAGCTCCACCACCATGGCGGCGACCTGGAGTTCAAGGGCCGGATCGACGTCGACCCGGACATGACGCGCCATGACGAAGAGCGGCTGAAGCAGCTCATCACCGCGCATCACGCCCACACGGAGTCGGGCCGCGCCAAGCAGATCCTCGACGACTGGGCGAGCTACCGGAACAAGTTCGTCAAGGTGATGCCGGTCGAGTATCGTAAGGCGCTGCAGGAACTGGAGCGGCGGCGCATGCCGCAGGCGGCCGAGTGA
- a CDS encoding N-formylglutamate amidohydrolase: MAAWKSAAEFEPAFDISEPAERDSAAIFNSPHSGARYPESFLAASRLDARALRRSEDAFVDELFACAPMFGAPLMRAHFPRAYVDVNREPYELDPRMFEGRLPPFANTRSLRVAGGLGTIARIVGESQEIYGARFPVGEALARIEAIYKPYHRALKRLIARAYRAHGVALLIDCHSMPSIGVARDDRSRADIVLGDRYGASCSPAIVDFVEQEFRRQGFDTTRNRPYAGGYITEHYGAPASDLHALQIEINRALYMDEQRHEKRRDFAAFVDRMSTIVERISRAPLASFGALRSAAE; encoded by the coding sequence GTGGCGGCCTGGAAGTCAGCGGCCGAATTCGAACCGGCCTTCGACATCAGCGAGCCTGCCGAACGCGATTCCGCGGCGATTTTCAACTCGCCCCATTCCGGCGCGCGCTATCCGGAAAGCTTTCTGGCGGCGTCGAGGCTCGACGCCCGGGCGCTCAGGCGCTCGGAAGACGCGTTCGTCGACGAGCTGTTCGCCTGCGCTCCCATGTTCGGCGCGCCGCTGATGCGCGCGCACTTCCCGCGCGCCTATGTCGACGTCAATCGCGAGCCCTACGAGCTCGACCCGCGCATGTTCGAGGGTCGCCTGCCCCCATTCGCCAACACGCGCTCGCTCAGGGTCGCTGGCGGCCTCGGGACCATCGCCCGGATCGTCGGCGAATCGCAGGAGATCTACGGGGCGCGTTTTCCCGTCGGCGAGGCGCTGGCGCGGATCGAGGCCATCTACAAGCCGTATCACCGCGCGCTGAAGCGGCTGATCGCGCGCGCCTACCGCGCACACGGCGTCGCGCTGCTGATCGATTGCCACTCGATGCCCTCCATCGGCGTCGCCCGCGACGACCGCAGCCGCGCCGACATCGTGCTGGGCGACCGTTACGGCGCGAGCTGCTCGCCCGCGATCGTCGACTTCGTCGAGCAGGAGTTCCGGCGACAGGGTTTTGATACGACCCGCAACCGGCCGTATGCGGGCGGCTACATCACCGAGCATTACGGCGCGCCGGCGAGCGACCTCCACGCGTTGCAGATCGAGATCAACCGCGCGCTCTACATGGACGAGCAGCGCCATGAGAAACGACGGGATTTCGCCGCCTTCGTCGACCGCATGTCCACAATCGTCGAGCGCATCTCCCGGGCCCCGCTCGCGTCTTTCGGCGCGCTCCGGTCAGCGGCGGAATGA
- a CDS encoding Hsp20 family protein, with protein sequence MRTYDLTPLYRSTVGFDRLFSLLDGAANGENASPGYPPYNIERTDENAYRITVAVAGFGEQDLTIEVKENALTVRGEKAAEDRKSEVLHQGIAGRAFERRFQLADHVQVTGASLEHGLLHVELVREVPEAKKPRVIPIGSGAKPAIDAQAVEKQAA encoded by the coding sequence ATGCGCACTTACGATCTCACCCCGCTTTACCGATCCACCGTCGGCTTCGACCGCCTGTTCTCGCTGCTCGACGGCGCTGCCAATGGCGAGAACGCCTCGCCGGGCTACCCGCCCTACAACATCGAGCGCACCGACGAGAACGCCTATCGCATCACCGTCGCGGTCGCCGGTTTCGGCGAGCAGGACCTGACCATCGAGGTCAAGGAGAACGCGCTCACGGTGCGCGGCGAGAAGGCCGCGGAGGACCGGAAGTCCGAGGTGCTGCACCAGGGCATCGCGGGCCGCGCCTTCGAGCGCCGCTTCCAGCTCGCCGACCATGTCCAGGTGACGGGCGCGAGCCTCGAGCACGGCCTGCTCCATGTCGAGCTCGTCCGCGAGGTCCCGGAGGCCAAAAAGCCCCGCGTGATCCCGATCGGCTCCGGCGCGAAGCCCGCGATCGACGCGCAGGCCGTCGAGAAGCAGGCGGCGTAA
- a CDS encoding alpha/beta hydrolase — translation MAAFKSENAQRADAVSAGRLGSALRSASGRANLLLDALIRKPDSKPAEKPSFRPVREGLVTAKGVPLPAGAKTRTIETADGIRLRGAFWRPEGAARGTVCLFQGRAEFVEKYGEVVEDLLKRGFAVATFDWRGQGGSERLTKNPLKGHVSDFGDYRADAEAMMRQLAFLSCPPPFFALSHSASAPIVVALAARQPQWFERIVLVAPMIGLPLDRVEFFARGLATGLGSLGLASAYIPGGTNRVMAMRPFEKNRVTSDAIRYGQAQALIRAEPGLALGSPTIGWVHSAFRAMTATALPGVPETFRVPTLALSAALDRIVDPRASDRFAARIRGGGHLLIRGSQHEIMMERDVVRDQFWAAFDAFVPGSKGLA, via the coding sequence ATGGCGGCCTTCAAGAGCGAAAATGCGCAGCGCGCCGACGCCGTTTCGGCGGGTCGGCTCGGCTCCGCGCTCAGGAGCGCGTCGGGACGCGCAAACCTTCTGCTCGACGCCCTGATCCGCAAGCCCGACTCAAAACCTGCGGAAAAGCCTTCCTTCCGCCCGGTTCGCGAAGGGCTCGTGACCGCGAAGGGCGTCCCGCTGCCGGCGGGCGCGAAAACCCGCACGATCGAGACCGCCGACGGGATCAGGCTGCGGGGCGCGTTCTGGCGTCCCGAAGGCGCGGCGCGCGGCACCGTCTGCCTGTTCCAGGGCCGCGCCGAATTCGTCGAGAAGTATGGCGAGGTCGTCGAAGACCTGCTCAAGCGCGGTTTTGCGGTCGCGACCTTCGACTGGCGGGGGCAGGGCGGCTCGGAACGGCTGACGAAGAATCCGCTCAAGGGCCACGTCTCGGACTTCGGCGACTACCGCGCCGACGCGGAGGCCATGATGCGGCAGCTCGCCTTTCTCAGCTGTCCGCCGCCGTTCTTCGCGCTGTCGCACTCGGCGTCCGCGCCGATCGTGGTCGCGCTCGCGGCGCGGCAGCCGCAATGGTTCGAGCGGATCGTGCTGGTCGCGCCCATGATCGGCCTGCCGCTCGACCGGGTGGAGTTCTTCGCCCGCGGGCTCGCGACGGGTCTTGGAAGCCTTGGTCTTGCAAGCGCCTACATTCCCGGCGGCACCAACCGCGTGATGGCGATGCGGCCGTTCGAGAAGAACCGCGTCACCTCCGACGCCATTCGCTACGGGCAGGCGCAGGCTCTGATCCGGGCGGAGCCGGGCCTGGCGCTCGGCTCGCCGACGATCGGCTGGGTGCATTCGGCGTTTCGCGCCATGACCGCGACGGCGCTGCCGGGCGTGCCCGAAACCTTCCGCGTGCCGACGCTCGCGCTGTCGGCCGCGCTCGACCGCATCGTCGACCCGCGCGCGAGCGATCGCTTCGCGGCGCGCATCCGCGGCGGCGGCCATCTGCTGATCCGCGGCTCCCAGCACGAGATCATGATGGAGCGCGACGTCGTGCGCGATCAGTTCTGGGCCGCGTTCGACGCCTTCGTGCCGGGGTCGAAGGGCCTCGCCTGA
- a CDS encoding beta-eliminating lyase-related protein codes for MNLTSDNIAPAHPAVLEALGAANSGPARPYGHDEENARVEALLSEIFEKPVAAYLVTTGTAANALSLAQMSPPWGAVIGHREAHVMHDECGAPEFFTNGAKIVGAAGLDGKLTPNTLGALLGRDFWTPPTHVTPSALTLSQATEAGTVYRPAEIAALSEVARAHKLRVHMDGARFANAVAATRASPADLTWRAGVEALSFGFTKNGAMAAEAIVLFADDLLAGLAERRKRGGHTWSKGRFIAAQIAALLEGGLWLDLARTANATAAELAIGLEARGFRTAFPVESNEVFVWLPAALHEALQARGAGYYVWTSESIASDRAGRAGEVIARLICSFATTSAEVAAALAEIDAAASVAEGGRKRASRSPGTPLF; via the coding sequence ATGAACCTCACCAGCGACAACATCGCTCCCGCCCATCCGGCGGTCCTCGAAGCGCTTGGCGCCGCGAACAGCGGGCCGGCGCGGCCCTACGGCCACGACGAGGAGAACGCGCGGGTCGAGGCGCTGCTCTCGGAGATTTTCGAGAAACCGGTCGCGGCCTATCTCGTGACCACCGGCACGGCCGCCAACGCGCTCTCGCTCGCGCAGATGTCTCCGCCCTGGGGCGCCGTGATCGGGCACCGGGAGGCGCATGTCATGCACGACGAGTGCGGCGCGCCGGAGTTCTTCACCAACGGGGCCAAGATCGTCGGGGCCGCCGGCCTCGACGGCAAGCTGACGCCCAACACCCTTGGCGCGCTGCTCGGCCGCGATTTCTGGACCCCGCCAACCCATGTGACGCCGTCCGCGCTCACTCTCAGCCAGGCGACCGAAGCCGGGACCGTCTACCGGCCGGCCGAGATCGCGGCGCTGTCCGAAGTCGCCCGCGCGCACAAACTTCGCGTCCACATGGACGGCGCCAGGTTCGCCAACGCGGTCGCGGCGACAAGGGCCTCGCCCGCCGACCTGACCTGGCGCGCGGGCGTCGAGGCGCTGTCCTTCGGCTTCACCAAGAACGGCGCGATGGCCGCGGAAGCGATCGTGCTGTTCGCCGACGACCTTCTCGCGGGGCTCGCCGAGCGTCGCAAGCGCGGCGGCCACACCTGGTCGAAGGGGCGCTTCATCGCGGCGCAGATCGCGGCGCTGCTCGAGGGCGGGCTGTGGCTCGACCTCGCCCGCACGGCCAACGCGACGGCGGCGGAACTCGCGATCGGCCTCGAGGCGCGCGGCTTCAGGACCGCGTTTCCGGTGGAGTCCAACGAGGTGTTCGTCTGGCTTCCCGCCGCCCTGCACGAGGCGCTGCAGGCGCGCGGCGCCGGCTATTACGTCTGGACGAGCGAATCGATCGCGTCGGACCGCGCGGGTCGCGCCGGCGAGGTCATCGCGCGGCTGATCTGCTCTTTCGCGACCACGTCGGCCGAGGTCGCGGCGGCGCTTGCGGAGATCGACGCCGCCGCGTCGGTGGCCGAGGGCGGGCGAAAAAGGGCGTCCCGGTCTCCCGGAACACCCCTGTTCTAG
- a CDS encoding response regulator produces the protein MNPSSKILLAEDDDDMRRFLVRALENAGHSVVAFDNGLSAYHRLREEPFELLLTDIVMPEMDGIELARRATQLDPDIKVMFITGFAAVALNPDSQTPKDAKILSKPFHLRELVTEVDKLLAA, from the coding sequence GTGAATCCGAGCTCGAAAATCCTCCTCGCCGAAGACGACGACGACATGCGCCGGTTCCTCGTGCGCGCGCTGGAGAACGCCGGCCACTCCGTCGTCGCCTTCGACAACGGCCTGTCGGCCTATCACCGGCTGCGCGAAGAGCCGTTCGAACTCCTGCTGACCGACATCGTCATGCCTGAGATGGACGGCATCGAGCTCGCGCGCCGCGCGACCCAGCTCGATCCCGACATCAAGGTGATGTTCATCACGGGCTTCGCCGCGGTCGCGCTCAACCCCGATTCGCAGACGCCCAAGGACGCCAAGATCCTGTCGAAGCCGTTCCACCTGCGCGAGCTGGTGACGGAAGTCGACAAGCTGCTGGCGGCCTGA